A genome region from Equus caballus isolate H_3958 breed thoroughbred chromosome 19, TB-T2T, whole genome shotgun sequence includes the following:
- the VWA5B2 gene encoding von Willebrand factor A domain-containing protein 5B2 isoform X9: MPGLYCPSSWTPLPLTDSWVRACANGPCLSLRARLTYHNPQPQPVDGVFVYPLAEAEVVSGFEAEAAGRRVSFQLQSRRRLQAACCRALGPGRGASTPRRCAQGHLVLDLAQARSTLVLPTGLIAAAGTMTVTLRSSRELPSRPDGVLRVALPSVLTPLALQGPLGPPRPPGLCDDRLGLCPTSCFGVGSPQEEGLAWEEPAAPPDVFSGPARCPAPYTFSFEMLVTGPCLLAGLESPSHALRADAPPHASSAATICVTLAEGHRCDRVLEILLHPSEPHQPHLMLEAGSLSSAEYEAWVRARRDFQRLQRRDSDGDRQVWFLQRRFHKDILLNPVLVLSFCPDLSSKPGQLGSATRELLFLLDSSSIAHKDAIVLAVKSLPSQTLINLAIFGTSVQPLFLESRPCSDDTVQLICESLETLQAVSGPPDVLAALDWAMGQPQHRAHPRQLFLLTAASPMATVTHQTLELMRWHRGAARCFSFGLGPACHQLLQGLSALSRGQAYFLRPGERLQPLLVQALRKALEPALSDISVDWFVPDAVEALLTPREIPALYPGDQLLGYCSLFRVDSFRPRPPRGQEPGWQSLGGSVFPSPEEAPSATSPGTEPTGTSEPLGTGTVSAELSSPWAAGDSEQTGTDALTDPVTDPGPNPSSDTAIWRRIFQSSYIREQYVLTHCSASPEPGPGSTGSSESPGSQGPGSPEGNTALHPPSQQGCRSLACGEPAGSRSCPLPVPPLTPVKAGALSAEVLGRRCRVALAGRSLSSPPGRVNPVPGRPRHPSLGAAPDGPGPEPGQQLGQGLDDSGKDWMGSWILTPRRPWGGGVQGTTLPLLCHCLSPGNLLSPAPMDWDMLMEPPFLFTAVPPNGESAPAAVPLAPLTPRCHVVIRALCGEQPMCWEVGLGLETLWGPGDDGSLPPSPPEREGAWDQALHRLTAASLVRDNEQLALRGGAETMADRGHARRSWLRALQTSKVSSAPSCFTCPVAVDATTREVLPSALQSQQSPQAPLLPLRTAKMQLFCPQLSTLKDRTEAPWQADGTRTEMATPSLLQGPLQPPPEVFIAHLPSLPPGSVWAVGKSEAQTAVNSAAPTWVRPVTTRVMAATMTICPWCGCRRRRAPSAWTPPSARRCASRRSACAAPRPSLRTAPASAPPRRHLPGHF; the protein is encoded by the exons ATGCCAGGCCTGTACTGCCCCTCCAGCTGGACGCCGCTGCCCCTCACCGACTCCTGGGTCCGGGCCTGCGCCAACGGCCCCTGCCTCAGCCTGCGGGCCCGGCTCACCTATCACAACCCGCAGCCGCAGCCGGTGGACG GCGTGTTCGTGTACCCGCTGGCGGAGGCCGAAGTGGTGTCGGGCTTCGAGGCGGAGGCGGCGGGCCGGCGCGTCTCCTTCCAGCTGCAGAGCCGGCGCCGCTTGCAAGCCGCGTGCTGCCGCGCGCTGGGCCCCGGGCGGGGGGCCTCCACGCCCCGCCGCTGCGCGCAGG GTCATCTTGTCTTGGATCTGGCCCAGGCCCGGTCCACGCTGGTGCTGCCCACTGGCCTCATCGCCGCGGCCGGCACCATGACAGTGACCCTGCGCAGCAGCCGGGAGCTGCCCTCAAGGCCTGATGGGGTGCTGCGCGTGGCTCTGCCCTCTGTGCTCACCCCGCTGGCCCTGCAAGGCCCGCTGGGGCCCCCCAGGCCTCCGGGGCTCTGTGACGACAGGTTGGGCCTATG CCCTACCAGCTGCTTCGGGGTGGGCAGCCCTCAGGAGgaagggctggcctgggaggAGCCAGCTGCCCCTCCGGACGTGTTCTCAGGCCCTGCCCGCTGCCCGGCCCCATACACCTTCTCCTTCGAGATGCTGGTGACTGGGCCGTGCCTGCTGGCAG GCCTGGAGAGCCCCTCTCATGCTCTGCGGGCAGATGCACCCCCTCATGCCAGCTCCGCAGCCACCATCTGTGTCACATTGGCAGAGGGCCACCGCTGTGACCGGGTCTTGGAGATCCTGCTGCACCCTAGTG agcCCCACCAGCCGCACCTGATGCTGGAGGCCGGCAGCCTGAGCTCAGCAGAATATGAGGCCTGGGTGAGGGCCCGCCGGGATTTCCAGAGGCTGCAGAGAAGGGACAGTGATGGGGACCGGCAG GTGTGGTTCCTGCAGAGACGCTTCCACAAGGATATCCTGCTGAACCCCGTGCTGGTGCTGAGCTTCTGCCCAGACCTGAGCTCCAAGCCTGGACAGCTGGGCTCAGCTACGCGGGAGCTCCTCTTCCTGTTGGACAGCAGCAGCATAGCACACAAG GATGCCATTGTTTTGGCTGTGAAGTCGCTCCCGTCCCAGACGCTCATCAACCTGGCCATATTTGGCACGTCAGTGCAGCCCCTCTTCCTAGAGAGCCGGCCTTGCAGTGAT gACACTGTGCAGCTAATCTGTGAGAGCCTTGAGACCCTGCAGGCTGTGAGTGGTCCCCCAGATGTGCTGGCTGCGCTggactgggccatggggcagccccagcATAGGGCCCACCCTCGGCAGCTGTTCCTGCTCACTGCTGCCTCGCCCATGGCCACTGTTACCCACCAAACCCTGGAGCTCATGAGGTGGCACAGGGGGGCAGCCAG GTGCTTCTCCTTTGGGCTGGGGCCCGCCTGCCACCAGCTGCTCCAGGGTCTGTCTGCCCTCAGCAGGGGCCAAGCCTACTTCctgaggcctggggagaggcTGCAGCCCTTG CTTGTGCAGGCTCTGCGGAAGGCACTGGAGCCCGCTTTGAGTGACATCTCTGTAGACTGGTTTGTGCCCGACGCAGTGGAGGCACTACTGACCCCCCGGGAGATCCCAGCACTCTACCCTGGCGACCAGCTGCTGGGTTACTGCTCACTCTTCAGGGTGGATAGCTTCCGGCCCCGCCCTCCCAGG GGCCAAGAGCCTGGCTGGCAGAGCTTAGGTGGCTCCGTGTTCCCGTCCCCAGAGGAGGCGCCATCTGCCACCAGCCCTGGCACTGAGCCCACTGGCACCTCGGAGCCACTGGGAACAGGCACTGTGTCAGCAGAGCTGTCCAGCCCATGGGCTGCTGGGGACTCAGAGCAGA CAGGTACTGACGCTCTGACAGATCCAGTCACCGATCCTGGACCCAACCCCTCCTCTGACACAGCCATATGGCGCCGCATCTTCCAGTCCTCATACATCCGGGAGCAGTATGTGCTCACCCACTGCTCTGCCAGCCCCGAGCCAGGCCCAGGCTCCACAGGCAGTAGCGAGTCCCCTggttcccagggccctggctcccCTGAGGGCAATACTGCCCTGCATCCCCCTTCTCAGCAGGGCTGCCGCAGCCTGGCTTGTGGAGAACCTGCAGGCTCCCGCTCCTGCCCCCTGCCTGTACCCCCACTCACTCCAGTCAAG GCTGGAGCCTTAAGTGCTGAGGTGCTGGGCCGTCGATGCAGAGTGGCTCTGGCTGGCCGAAGCCTCTCATCACCCCCAGGCCGGGTGAACCCAGTTCCCGGCCGGCCCCGGCATCCCTCTCTGGGTGCAGCCCCAGATGGGCCGGGCCCTGAGCCAGGGCAGCAGCTGGGACAGGGCTTGGATGACTCAGGTAAGGACTGGATGGGGAGCTGGATTCTGACACCAAGGAGGCCTTGGGGAGGTGGAGTCCAGGGCACCACACTGCCTCTGCTCTGCCACTGTCTCTCCCCAGGAAACctgctctccccagcccccatgGACTGGGACATGTTGATGGAACCACCCTTCTTGTTCACAGCTGTGCCCCCCAATGGGGAGTCGGCCCCTGCAGCAGTGCCACTGGCTCCCCTCACTCCACGCTGCCATGTGGTGATCCGGGCCCTGTGTGGGGAGCAGCCTATGTGCTGGGAGGTGGGTCTTGGGCTAGAGACACTATGGGGGCCTGGGGATGATGGCTCGCTGCCTCCGTCACCCCCTGAAAGAGAAGGTGCTTGGGACCAAGCACTTCATCGGCTGACAGCAGCTTCCCTGGTCCGGGACAATGAGCAGCTGGCTCTCCGAGGAGGGGCCGAGACCATGGCTGACCGGG GCCATGCCCGGAGGTCCTGGCTCCGGGCCCTTCAGACAAGCAAGGTCAGCTCTGCCCCCTCCTGCTTCACCTGCCCTGTAGCTGTAGACGCCACCACTAGGGAGGTCctgccctcagccctgcag AGCCAGCAGAGCCCCCAGGCACCCCTCCTGCCTCTCAGAACTGCCAAGATGCAGCTCTTCTGCCCGCAGTTGTCCACTCTAAAG GACCGCACGGAGGCTCCCTGGCAGGCAGATGGGACCAGGACCGAAATGGCAACTCCAAGCCTGCTTCAGgggcccctgcagcccccaccaGAGGTCTTCATcgcccacctccccagcctccctccaggCTCAGTCTGGGCCGTCGGAAAGTCAGAGGCCCAGACAGCCGTAAACTCTGCAGCCCCAACATGGGTCAGGCCAGTGACGACAAGAGTGATGGCAGCGACCATGACTATCTGCCCTTG GTGCGGCTGCAGGAGGCGCCGGGCTCCTTCCGCCTGGACGCCCCCTTCTGCGCGGCGGTGCGCATCCCGCAGGAGCGCCTGTGCCGCGCCTCGCCCTTCGCTGCGCACCGCGCCAGCCTCAGCCCCACCTCGGCGTCATCTCCCTGGGCACTTCTAG
- the VWA5B2 gene encoding von Willebrand factor A domain-containing protein 5B2 isoform X3 has protein sequence MPGLYCPSSWTPLPLTDSWVRACANGPCLSLRARLTYHNPQPQPVDGVFVYPLAEAEVVSGFEAEAAGRRVSFQLQSRRRLQAACCRALGPGRGASTPRRCAQGHLVLDLAQARSTLVLPTGLIAAAGTMTVTLRSSRELPSRPDGVLRVALPSVLTPLALQGPLGPPRPPGLCDDSPTSCFGVGSPQEEGLAWEEPAAPPDVFSGPARCPAPYTFSFEMLVTGPCLLAGLESPSHALRADAPPHASSAATICVTLAEGHRCDRVLEILLHPSEPHQPHLMLEAGSLSSAEYEAWVRARRDFQRLQRRDSDGDRQVWFLQRRFHKDILLNPVLVLSFCPDLSSKPGQLGSATRELLFLLDSSSIAHKDAIVLAVKSLPSQTLINLAIFGTSVQPLFLESRPCSDDTVQLICESLETLQAVSGPPDVLAALDWAMGQPQHRAHPRQLFLLTAASPMATVTHQTLELMRWHRGAARCFSFGLGPACHQLLQGLSALSRGQAYFLRPGERLQPLLVQALRKALEPALSDISVDWFVPDAVEALLTPREIPALYPGDQLLGYCSLFRVDSFRPRPPRGQEPGWQSLGGSVFPSPEEAPSATSPGTEPTGTSEPLGTGTVSAELSSPWAAGDSEQTGTDALTDPVTDPGPNPSSDTAIWRRIFQSSYIREQYVLTHCSASPEPGPGSTGSSESPGSQGPGSPEGNTALHPPSQQGCRSLACGEPAGSRSCPLPVPPLTPVKAGALSAEVLGRRCRVALAGRSLSSPPGRVNPVPGRPRHPSLGAAPDGPGPEPGQQLGQGLDDSGKDWMGSWILTPRRPWGGGVQGTTLPLLCHCLSPGNLLSPAPMDWDMLMEPPFLFTAVPPNGESAPAAVPLAPLTPRCHVVIRALCGEQPMCWEVGLGLETLWGPGDDGSLPPSPPEREGAWDQALHRLTAASLVRDNEQLALRGGAETMADRGHARRSWLRALQTSKVSSAPSCFTCPVAVDATTREVLPSALQVRSSEPAEPPGTPPASQNCQDAALLPAVVHSKGPHGGSLAGRWDQDRNGNSKPASGAPAAPTRGLHRPPPQPPSRLSLGRRKVRGPDSRKLCSPNMGQASDDKSDGSDHDYLPLVRLQEAPGSFRLDAPFCAAVRIPQERLCRASPFAAHRASLSPTSASSPWALLGPGVGQGDSATASCSPSPSSGSEGPGQADSGRGSDTEASEGAEGPCGADLRGRTWATAVALAWLEHRCAAAFGEWELAAAKADCWLRAQHLPDGLDLAALKAAARGLFLLLRHWDQNLQLHLLCYSPANM, from the exons ATGCCAGGCCTGTACTGCCCCTCCAGCTGGACGCCGCTGCCCCTCACCGACTCCTGGGTCCGGGCCTGCGCCAACGGCCCCTGCCTCAGCCTGCGGGCCCGGCTCACCTATCACAACCCGCAGCCGCAGCCGGTGGACG GCGTGTTCGTGTACCCGCTGGCGGAGGCCGAAGTGGTGTCGGGCTTCGAGGCGGAGGCGGCGGGCCGGCGCGTCTCCTTCCAGCTGCAGAGCCGGCGCCGCTTGCAAGCCGCGTGCTGCCGCGCGCTGGGCCCCGGGCGGGGGGCCTCCACGCCCCGCCGCTGCGCGCAGG GTCATCTTGTCTTGGATCTGGCCCAGGCCCGGTCCACGCTGGTGCTGCCCACTGGCCTCATCGCCGCGGCCGGCACCATGACAGTGACCCTGCGCAGCAGCCGGGAGCTGCCCTCAAGGCCTGATGGGGTGCTGCGCGTGGCTCTGCCCTCTGTGCTCACCCCGCTGGCCCTGCAAGGCCCGCTGGGGCCCCCCAGGCCTCCGGGGCTCTGTGACGACAG CCCTACCAGCTGCTTCGGGGTGGGCAGCCCTCAGGAGgaagggctggcctgggaggAGCCAGCTGCCCCTCCGGACGTGTTCTCAGGCCCTGCCCGCTGCCCGGCCCCATACACCTTCTCCTTCGAGATGCTGGTGACTGGGCCGTGCCTGCTGGCAG GCCTGGAGAGCCCCTCTCATGCTCTGCGGGCAGATGCACCCCCTCATGCCAGCTCCGCAGCCACCATCTGTGTCACATTGGCAGAGGGCCACCGCTGTGACCGGGTCTTGGAGATCCTGCTGCACCCTAGTG agcCCCACCAGCCGCACCTGATGCTGGAGGCCGGCAGCCTGAGCTCAGCAGAATATGAGGCCTGGGTGAGGGCCCGCCGGGATTTCCAGAGGCTGCAGAGAAGGGACAGTGATGGGGACCGGCAG GTGTGGTTCCTGCAGAGACGCTTCCACAAGGATATCCTGCTGAACCCCGTGCTGGTGCTGAGCTTCTGCCCAGACCTGAGCTCCAAGCCTGGACAGCTGGGCTCAGCTACGCGGGAGCTCCTCTTCCTGTTGGACAGCAGCAGCATAGCACACAAG GATGCCATTGTTTTGGCTGTGAAGTCGCTCCCGTCCCAGACGCTCATCAACCTGGCCATATTTGGCACGTCAGTGCAGCCCCTCTTCCTAGAGAGCCGGCCTTGCAGTGAT gACACTGTGCAGCTAATCTGTGAGAGCCTTGAGACCCTGCAGGCTGTGAGTGGTCCCCCAGATGTGCTGGCTGCGCTggactgggccatggggcagccccagcATAGGGCCCACCCTCGGCAGCTGTTCCTGCTCACTGCTGCCTCGCCCATGGCCACTGTTACCCACCAAACCCTGGAGCTCATGAGGTGGCACAGGGGGGCAGCCAG GTGCTTCTCCTTTGGGCTGGGGCCCGCCTGCCACCAGCTGCTCCAGGGTCTGTCTGCCCTCAGCAGGGGCCAAGCCTACTTCctgaggcctggggagaggcTGCAGCCCTTG CTTGTGCAGGCTCTGCGGAAGGCACTGGAGCCCGCTTTGAGTGACATCTCTGTAGACTGGTTTGTGCCCGACGCAGTGGAGGCACTACTGACCCCCCGGGAGATCCCAGCACTCTACCCTGGCGACCAGCTGCTGGGTTACTGCTCACTCTTCAGGGTGGATAGCTTCCGGCCCCGCCCTCCCAGG GGCCAAGAGCCTGGCTGGCAGAGCTTAGGTGGCTCCGTGTTCCCGTCCCCAGAGGAGGCGCCATCTGCCACCAGCCCTGGCACTGAGCCCACTGGCACCTCGGAGCCACTGGGAACAGGCACTGTGTCAGCAGAGCTGTCCAGCCCATGGGCTGCTGGGGACTCAGAGCAGA CAGGTACTGACGCTCTGACAGATCCAGTCACCGATCCTGGACCCAACCCCTCCTCTGACACAGCCATATGGCGCCGCATCTTCCAGTCCTCATACATCCGGGAGCAGTATGTGCTCACCCACTGCTCTGCCAGCCCCGAGCCAGGCCCAGGCTCCACAGGCAGTAGCGAGTCCCCTggttcccagggccctggctcccCTGAGGGCAATACTGCCCTGCATCCCCCTTCTCAGCAGGGCTGCCGCAGCCTGGCTTGTGGAGAACCTGCAGGCTCCCGCTCCTGCCCCCTGCCTGTACCCCCACTCACTCCAGTCAAG GCTGGAGCCTTAAGTGCTGAGGTGCTGGGCCGTCGATGCAGAGTGGCTCTGGCTGGCCGAAGCCTCTCATCACCCCCAGGCCGGGTGAACCCAGTTCCCGGCCGGCCCCGGCATCCCTCTCTGGGTGCAGCCCCAGATGGGCCGGGCCCTGAGCCAGGGCAGCAGCTGGGACAGGGCTTGGATGACTCAGGTAAGGACTGGATGGGGAGCTGGATTCTGACACCAAGGAGGCCTTGGGGAGGTGGAGTCCAGGGCACCACACTGCCTCTGCTCTGCCACTGTCTCTCCCCAGGAAACctgctctccccagcccccatgGACTGGGACATGTTGATGGAACCACCCTTCTTGTTCACAGCTGTGCCCCCCAATGGGGAGTCGGCCCCTGCAGCAGTGCCACTGGCTCCCCTCACTCCACGCTGCCATGTGGTGATCCGGGCCCTGTGTGGGGAGCAGCCTATGTGCTGGGAGGTGGGTCTTGGGCTAGAGACACTATGGGGGCCTGGGGATGATGGCTCGCTGCCTCCGTCACCCCCTGAAAGAGAAGGTGCTTGGGACCAAGCACTTCATCGGCTGACAGCAGCTTCCCTGGTCCGGGACAATGAGCAGCTGGCTCTCCGAGGAGGGGCCGAGACCATGGCTGACCGGG GCCATGCCCGGAGGTCCTGGCTCCGGGCCCTTCAGACAAGCAAGGTCAGCTCTGCCCCCTCCTGCTTCACCTGCCCTGTAGCTGTAGACGCCACCACTAGGGAGGTCctgccctcagccctgcaggTGCGGAGCTCAG AGCCAGCAGAGCCCCCAGGCACCCCTCCTGCCTCTCAGAACTGCCAAGATGCAGCTCTTCTGCCCGCAGTTGTCCACTCTAAAG GACCGCACGGAGGCTCCCTGGCAGGCAGATGGGACCAGGACCGAAATGGCAACTCCAAGCCTGCTTCAGgggcccctgcagcccccaccaGAGGTCTTCATcgcccacctccccagcctccctccaggCTCAGTCTGGGCCGTCGGAAAGTCAGAGGCCCAGACAGCCGTAAACTCTGCAGCCCCAACATGGGTCAGGCCAGTGACGACAAGAGTGATGGCAGCGACCATGACTATCTGCCCTTG GTGCGGCTGCAGGAGGCGCCGGGCTCCTTCCGCCTGGACGCCCCCTTCTGCGCGGCGGTGCGCATCCCGCAGGAGCGCCTGTGCCGCGCCTCGCCCTTCGCTGCGCACCGCGCCAGCCTCAGCCCCACCTCGGCGTCATCTCCCTGGGCACTTCTAGGTCCTGGTGTCGGCCAGGGTGACAGCGCCACGGCCTCCTGCAGCCCATCCCCCAGCTCGGGCTCCGAGGGTCCAGGCCAGGCGGACAGTGGGCGGGGCTCAGACACGGAGGCCTCGGAGGGAGCGGAAGGGCCCTGTGGTGCCGACCTGCGGGGCCGGACCTGGGCCACGGCTGTGGCGCTCGCGTGGCTGGAGCACCGCTGTGCAGCCGCCTTTGGCGAATGGGAACTGGCAGCAGCTAAGGCCGACTGTTGGCTGCGGGCTCAGCACCTGCCTGACGGCCTCGACCTGGCTGCCCTCAAGGCCGCAGCCCGGGGTCTCTTCCTGCTGCTGCGCCACTGGGACCAGAACCTGCAGCTACACCTGCTGTGCTACAGCCCAGCAAACATGTGA
- the VWA5B2 gene encoding von Willebrand factor A domain-containing protein 5B2 isoform X13 codes for MPGLYCPSSWTPLPLTDSWVRACANGPCLSLRARLTYHNPQPQPVDGVFVYPLAEAEVVSGFEAEAAGRRVSFQLQSRRRLQAACCRALGPGRGASTPRRCAQGHLVLDLAQARSTLVLPTGLIAAAGTMTVTLRSSRELPSRPDGVLRVALPSVLTPLALQGPLGPPRPPGLCDDSPTSCFGVGSPQEEGLAWEEPAAPPDVFSGPARCPAPYTFSFEMLVTGPCLLAGLESPSHALRADAPPHASSAATICVTLAEGHRCDRVLEILLHPSEPHQPHLMLEAGSLSSAEYEAWVRARRDFQRLQRRDSDGDRQVWFLQRRFHKDILLNPVLVLSFCPDLSSKPGQLGSATRELLFLLDSSSIAHKDAIVLAVKSLPSQTLINLAIFGTSVQPLFLESRPCSDDTVQLICESLETLQAVSGPPDVLAALDWAMGQPQHRAHPRQLFLLTAASPMATVTHQTLELMRWHRGAARCFSFGLGPACHQLLQGLSALSRGQAYFLRPGERLQPLLVQALRKALEPALSDISVDWFVPDAVEALLTPREIPALYPGDQLLGYCSLFRVDSFRPRPPRGQEPGWQSLGGSVFPSPEEAPSATSPGTEPTGTSEPLGTGTVSAELSSPWAAGDSEQSTDALTDPVTDPGPNPSSDTAIWRRIFQSSYIREQYVLTHCSASPEPGPGSTGSSESPGSQGPGSPEGNTALHPPSQQGCRSLACGEPAGSRSCPLPVPPLTPVKAGALSAEVLGRRCRVALAGRSLSSPPGRVNPVPGRPRHPSLGAAPDGPGPEPGQQLGQGLDDSGNLLSPAPMDWDMLMEPPFLFTAVPPNGESAPAAVPLAPLTPRCHVVIRALCGEQPMCWEVGLGLETLWGPGDDGSLPPSPPEREGAWDQALHRLTAASLVRDNEQLALRGGAETMADRGHARRSWLRALQTSKVSSAPSCFTCPVAVDATTREVLPSALQSQQSPQAPLLPLRTAKMQLFCPQLSTLKDRTEAPWQADGTRTEMATPSLLQGPLQPPPEVFIAHLPSLPPGSVWAVGKSEAQTAVNSAAPTWVRPVTTRVMAATMTICPWCGCRRRRAPSAWTPPSARRCASRRSACAAPRPSLRTAPASAPPRRHLPGHF; via the exons ATGCCAGGCCTGTACTGCCCCTCCAGCTGGACGCCGCTGCCCCTCACCGACTCCTGGGTCCGGGCCTGCGCCAACGGCCCCTGCCTCAGCCTGCGGGCCCGGCTCACCTATCACAACCCGCAGCCGCAGCCGGTGGACG GCGTGTTCGTGTACCCGCTGGCGGAGGCCGAAGTGGTGTCGGGCTTCGAGGCGGAGGCGGCGGGCCGGCGCGTCTCCTTCCAGCTGCAGAGCCGGCGCCGCTTGCAAGCCGCGTGCTGCCGCGCGCTGGGCCCCGGGCGGGGGGCCTCCACGCCCCGCCGCTGCGCGCAGG GTCATCTTGTCTTGGATCTGGCCCAGGCCCGGTCCACGCTGGTGCTGCCCACTGGCCTCATCGCCGCGGCCGGCACCATGACAGTGACCCTGCGCAGCAGCCGGGAGCTGCCCTCAAGGCCTGATGGGGTGCTGCGCGTGGCTCTGCCCTCTGTGCTCACCCCGCTGGCCCTGCAAGGCCCGCTGGGGCCCCCCAGGCCTCCGGGGCTCTGTGACGACAG CCCTACCAGCTGCTTCGGGGTGGGCAGCCCTCAGGAGgaagggctggcctgggaggAGCCAGCTGCCCCTCCGGACGTGTTCTCAGGCCCTGCCCGCTGCCCGGCCCCATACACCTTCTCCTTCGAGATGCTGGTGACTGGGCCGTGCCTGCTGGCAG GCCTGGAGAGCCCCTCTCATGCTCTGCGGGCAGATGCACCCCCTCATGCCAGCTCCGCAGCCACCATCTGTGTCACATTGGCAGAGGGCCACCGCTGTGACCGGGTCTTGGAGATCCTGCTGCACCCTAGTG agcCCCACCAGCCGCACCTGATGCTGGAGGCCGGCAGCCTGAGCTCAGCAGAATATGAGGCCTGGGTGAGGGCCCGCCGGGATTTCCAGAGGCTGCAGAGAAGGGACAGTGATGGGGACCGGCAG GTGTGGTTCCTGCAGAGACGCTTCCACAAGGATATCCTGCTGAACCCCGTGCTGGTGCTGAGCTTCTGCCCAGACCTGAGCTCCAAGCCTGGACAGCTGGGCTCAGCTACGCGGGAGCTCCTCTTCCTGTTGGACAGCAGCAGCATAGCACACAAG GATGCCATTGTTTTGGCTGTGAAGTCGCTCCCGTCCCAGACGCTCATCAACCTGGCCATATTTGGCACGTCAGTGCAGCCCCTCTTCCTAGAGAGCCGGCCTTGCAGTGAT gACACTGTGCAGCTAATCTGTGAGAGCCTTGAGACCCTGCAGGCTGTGAGTGGTCCCCCAGATGTGCTGGCTGCGCTggactgggccatggggcagccccagcATAGGGCCCACCCTCGGCAGCTGTTCCTGCTCACTGCTGCCTCGCCCATGGCCACTGTTACCCACCAAACCCTGGAGCTCATGAGGTGGCACAGGGGGGCAGCCAG GTGCTTCTCCTTTGGGCTGGGGCCCGCCTGCCACCAGCTGCTCCAGGGTCTGTCTGCCCTCAGCAGGGGCCAAGCCTACTTCctgaggcctggggagaggcTGCAGCCCTTG CTTGTGCAGGCTCTGCGGAAGGCACTGGAGCCCGCTTTGAGTGACATCTCTGTAGACTGGTTTGTGCCCGACGCAGTGGAGGCACTACTGACCCCCCGGGAGATCCCAGCACTCTACCCTGGCGACCAGCTGCTGGGTTACTGCTCACTCTTCAGGGTGGATAGCTTCCGGCCCCGCCCTCCCAGG GGCCAAGAGCCTGGCTGGCAGAGCTTAGGTGGCTCCGTGTTCCCGTCCCCAGAGGAGGCGCCATCTGCCACCAGCCCTGGCACTGAGCCCACTGGCACCTCGGAGCCACTGGGAACAGGCACTGTGTCAGCAGAGCTGTCCAGCCCATGGGCTGCTGGGGACTCAGAGCAGA GTACTGACGCTCTGACAGATCCAGTCACCGATCCTGGACCCAACCCCTCCTCTGACACAGCCATATGGCGCCGCATCTTCCAGTCCTCATACATCCGGGAGCAGTATGTGCTCACCCACTGCTCTGCCAGCCCCGAGCCAGGCCCAGGCTCCACAGGCAGTAGCGAGTCCCCTggttcccagggccctggctcccCTGAGGGCAATACTGCCCTGCATCCCCCTTCTCAGCAGGGCTGCCGCAGCCTGGCTTGTGGAGAACCTGCAGGCTCCCGCTCCTGCCCCCTGCCTGTACCCCCACTCACTCCAGTCAAG GCTGGAGCCTTAAGTGCTGAGGTGCTGGGCCGTCGATGCAGAGTGGCTCTGGCTGGCCGAAGCCTCTCATCACCCCCAGGCCGGGTGAACCCAGTTCCCGGCCGGCCCCGGCATCCCTCTCTGGGTGCAGCCCCAGATGGGCCGGGCCCTGAGCCAGGGCAGCAGCTGGGACAGGGCTTGGATGACTCAG GAAACctgctctccccagcccccatgGACTGGGACATGTTGATGGAACCACCCTTCTTGTTCACAGCTGTGCCCCCCAATGGGGAGTCGGCCCCTGCAGCAGTGCCACTGGCTCCCCTCACTCCACGCTGCCATGTGGTGATCCGGGCCCTGTGTGGGGAGCAGCCTATGTGCTGGGAGGTGGGTCTTGGGCTAGAGACACTATGGGGGCCTGGGGATGATGGCTCGCTGCCTCCGTCACCCCCTGAAAGAGAAGGTGCTTGGGACCAAGCACTTCATCGGCTGACAGCAGCTTCCCTGGTCCGGGACAATGAGCAGCTGGCTCTCCGAGGAGGGGCCGAGACCATGGCTGACCGGG GCCATGCCCGGAGGTCCTGGCTCCGGGCCCTTCAGACAAGCAAGGTCAGCTCTGCCCCCTCCTGCTTCACCTGCCCTGTAGCTGTAGACGCCACCACTAGGGAGGTCctgccctcagccctgcag AGCCAGCAGAGCCCCCAGGCACCCCTCCTGCCTCTCAGAACTGCCAAGATGCAGCTCTTCTGCCCGCAGTTGTCCACTCTAAAG GACCGCACGGAGGCTCCCTGGCAGGCAGATGGGACCAGGACCGAAATGGCAACTCCAAGCCTGCTTCAGgggcccctgcagcccccaccaGAGGTCTTCATcgcccacctccccagcctccctccaggCTCAGTCTGGGCCGTCGGAAAGTCAGAGGCCCAGACAGCCGTAAACTCTGCAGCCCCAACATGGGTCAGGCCAGTGACGACAAGAGTGATGGCAGCGACCATGACTATCTGCCCTTG GTGCGGCTGCAGGAGGCGCCGGGCTCCTTCCGCCTGGACGCCCCCTTCTGCGCGGCGGTGCGCATCCCGCAGGAGCGCCTGTGCCGCGCCTCGCCCTTCGCTGCGCACCGCGCCAGCCTCAGCCCCACCTCGGCGTCATCTCCCTGGGCACTTCTAG